Proteins encoded by one window of Chloroflexota bacterium:
- a CDS encoding thiamine pyrophosphate-binding protein yields MYVSGKRAILEQLVADGVRFVFGNPGTTEQGFMDALQDYPQIEYVLALHEGVAISMADAYARLTRAPAFVEVHIAPGLGNAMGMMHNARVGQSPLVVYAGQSETRALFQEPHLSAALVDMARPVTKWAYQVEHARDVPQALRRAFKVAAEPPRGPVFLAMPCDVLDEEAEVEIRPTAYTDWRSRPGREATDRAAELLLAARRPMILAGDRVALAEAQAELVDLAELIGAPIFENYASEFNVPAAHPLNLGPIPFTGGPAGLRERLADCDVLLCVGAPLFQIIFPSTEPVLAPTTKLIQIDAVSWELNKNIPADLTMLCDPKSALADLSTAIRSRMSTEQQVEARARTTAIAEGTASARRQREEESRARWDADPISAPRLMHELREALPDDALVFSEAGTNQPHLLAALAPSAPEQMMNGRGGGIGTGLPGTLGAQLARPDRKVVGVCSDGAAMYSITALWTAAHHRIPATFVMLSNASYRILKLNMLEYLGPAARGRRFVGMDLAEPPLRFDRIAEAMGVPAKRVERPDELATALRAAFAHDGPYLLDVAIESPLPIR; encoded by the coding sequence ATGTATGTGTCCGGCAAGCGCGCGATCTTGGAGCAGCTCGTCGCCGACGGCGTGCGCTTCGTGTTCGGCAATCCCGGCACGACCGAGCAGGGTTTCATGGACGCCCTGCAGGACTACCCGCAGATCGAGTACGTCCTGGCGCTACACGAGGGCGTGGCGATCTCCATGGCCGATGCCTATGCGCGCCTGACGCGTGCGCCGGCCTTCGTCGAGGTGCACATCGCGCCGGGCCTGGGCAACGCCATGGGCATGATGCACAACGCGCGGGTGGGTCAATCGCCGCTGGTCGTATATGCCGGCCAATCGGAAACCCGAGCGCTATTCCAGGAGCCGCACCTCTCCGCCGCCCTCGTCGACATGGCGCGCCCGGTGACCAAGTGGGCCTACCAGGTCGAGCACGCCCGCGACGTGCCCCAGGCCCTGCGGCGGGCGTTTAAGGTCGCGGCCGAGCCCCCGCGGGGCCCCGTCTTTCTGGCGATGCCGTGCGACGTGCTCGACGAAGAGGCGGAGGTGGAGATCCGCCCGACAGCGTACACCGATTGGCGCAGCCGCCCCGGCCGGGAGGCGACCGATCGAGCGGCGGAGCTGCTGCTGGCGGCGCGACGCCCGATGATCCTCGCGGGCGACCGCGTCGCCCTGGCGGAGGCCCAGGCCGAGCTTGTTGACCTGGCGGAGCTGATCGGCGCCCCGATCTTTGAGAACTACGCGTCGGAATTCAATGTGCCCGCGGCGCACCCGCTCAATCTGGGCCCGATCCCCTTCACCGGCGGCCCGGCGGGCCTTCGCGAGCGGCTGGCGGACTGCGACGTGCTGCTATGCGTGGGTGCGCCGCTCTTTCAGATCATCTTCCCCAGCACCGAGCCCGTTCTGGCGCCGACAACGAAGCTGATCCAGATCGACGCCGTATCGTGGGAACTGAACAAGAACATACCGGCCGACCTGACCATGCTCTGCGACCCGAAGAGCGCCCTCGCGGATCTCTCAACGGCCATCCGGAGCCGCATGTCGACCGAGCAGCAGGTGGAGGCGCGGGCGCGCACGACCGCGATCGCCGAGGGTACGGCGAGCGCGAGGCGACAGCGCGAGGAGGAATCGCGGGCGCGATGGGACGCGGACCCGATCTCCGCGCCGAGGCTGATGCACGAGCTGCGAGAGGCCCTCCCCGACGACGCGCTGGTGTTCTCGGAGGCCGGCACGAATCAGCCGCACCTGCTCGCCGCCCTCGCGCCCAGCGCGCCGGAGCAGATGATGAACGGCAGGGGCGGCGGGATCGGCACCGGCCTGCCGGGCACCCTCGGCGCCCAGCTCGCCCGGCCGGACCGGAAGGTGGTCGGCGTGTGCTCCGACGGCGCGGCCATGTACAGCATCACCGCGCTCTGGACGGCCGCGCACCATCGGATCCCCGCCACTTTCGTGATGCTGAGTAACGCCAGCTATCGGATCCTGAAGCTCAACATGCTGGAGTATCTGGGCCCAGCGGCGCGGGGCAGGCGATTCGTGGGCATGGACCTGGCGGAGCCGCCGCTGCGATTCGATCGCATCGCGGAGGCGATGGGCGTGCCGGCGAAGCGGGTCGAGCGACCGGATGAGCTGGCGACAGCGCTCCGCGCCGCGTTCGCCCACGACGGCCCGTATCTCCTCGACGTTGCCATCGAGAGCCCGCTGCCGATCCGGTAG
- a CDS encoding efflux RND transporter periplasmic adaptor subunit, translating to MQERPSPPPRERDGDPAGADGQTIAEPVATNGHTVASAARPAPSEPAASNLPPPSTRRRRLLLIVPILFIVGAVALFVGLRFWVESTYFVMTDNAEVTGSMVQVGSLNAGRIVQATVDVGQTVTKDQVVAVVAVPQQVGNVPLTDQPILDQTGSVNAQVPVRSPIDGVVAARMGSVGGTVSAGQAIYTLVDPRHIWVQANIDEDKVSRVQPGQEVEVHSVALGKSFQGRVRAVAPASAATFSLLPAQNLSGNFNKVTQWVPVKIDVDTGGEVLPLGTSVDVRIRVQEGGGVPWLP from the coding sequence ATGCAGGAGCGGCCTTCACCTCCTCCTCGGGAGCGGGATGGCGATCCGGCCGGTGCGGACGGGCAGACGATCGCCGAACCGGTCGCGACCAACGGCCACACCGTCGCATCCGCCGCGCGGCCCGCGCCGTCGGAGCCGGCGGCGTCGAACTTGCCGCCCCCGTCCACCAGACGGCGACGGCTGTTGCTCATCGTCCCGATCCTCTTCATCGTCGGCGCCGTGGCGCTGTTCGTCGGTCTGCGATTCTGGGTCGAATCCACGTACTTTGTGATGACCGACAACGCCGAGGTCACGGGGTCCATGGTGCAGGTCGGGTCCCTCAACGCCGGGCGCATCGTCCAGGCGACGGTGGACGTTGGACAGACGGTCACGAAAGACCAGGTTGTGGCTGTGGTGGCCGTTCCGCAGCAGGTGGGCAACGTTCCGCTCACGGATCAGCCAATCCTGGACCAGACCGGCAGCGTCAACGCGCAGGTCCCGGTCCGCTCGCCCATCGACGGGGTTGTCGCAGCGCGGATGGGGAGCGTCGGCGGGACCGTGAGCGCCGGGCAGGCGATCTACACGCTCGTCGACCCGCGGCACATTTGGGTTCAGGCGAACATCGACGAAGACAAGGTTTCCCGCGTGCAGCCGGGTCAGGAGGTCGAGGTGCACTCGGTGGCGCTGGGGAAGAGTTTTCAAGGGCGCGTGCGGGCGGTGGCGCCGGCCAGCGCCGCCACGTTCTCGCTGCTGCCCGCTCAGAACCTGTCTGGGAACTTCAACAAGGTCACGCAGTGGGTCCCCGTGAAGATCGACGTCGACACCGGTGGCGAGGTGCTTCCGCTCGGCACGTCCGTCGACGTGCGCATCCGCGTTCAGGAGGGCGGCGGGGTGCCGTGGCTTCCATAG
- a CDS encoding ornithine cyclodeaminase family protein has translation MALILGRSEVEGLLDLESAMTALEEVMTEEIEGTTFHMPSWGGGSTKRRTFRLVGGGLYGMKRMGVRTQAGVQLFDTDTGRLLAIVGASTGDLRTGATMALAARYLARPDARTIGFLGSGRSAPTILQCLVAVRPIASARVYSPTRAHREAFAERETAALGIPVVAMETAAEAIDGADIVAVATNSRTAVVGYDDVRPGVHVTSMGYTTELAEDLYVRADQFVVPSREQEIEAASPVAHPHIEGTLYLMVRDGRYDPRTMIELGSIIRGDVAPRNGPHDVTVFRDSRGGVGDVALANWVYERARERGLGIEVDL, from the coding sequence GTGGCGCTGATCCTCGGACGTTCGGAGGTTGAAGGGCTCCTCGACCTCGAGAGCGCCATGACCGCGCTGGAAGAGGTCATGACGGAGGAGATCGAGGGCACCACGTTCCACATGCCGTCGTGGGGCGGAGGATCCACAAAGCGTCGAACGTTTCGTCTGGTGGGCGGGGGCCTCTACGGCATGAAGCGCATGGGCGTTCGCACCCAGGCGGGCGTCCAGCTCTTCGACACGGATACCGGCCGACTGCTCGCCATCGTGGGGGCGAGCACGGGCGACCTCCGGACGGGCGCCACGATGGCCCTGGCCGCGCGTTACCTGGCTCGGCCCGATGCCCGGACGATCGGTTTTCTCGGAAGTGGCCGCAGCGCTCCCACCATTCTGCAGTGCCTCGTCGCCGTGCGGCCCATCGCATCGGCGCGCGTCTACAGCCCGACCCGCGCCCACCGAGAGGCATTCGCCGAACGAGAGACCGCGGCGCTCGGCATCCCGGTCGTGGCGATGGAGACGGCGGCGGAGGCGATCGACGGAGCGGACATCGTCGCCGTTGCGACCAACTCCCGCACCGCCGTCGTCGGGTACGACGACGTGCGACCGGGCGTACACGTGACGAGCATGGGGTACACCACGGAGCTGGCCGAGGACCTTTACGTCCGCGCCGACCAGTTCGTCGTCCCCAGCCGCGAGCAGGAGATCGAGGCGGCGAGCCCGGTCGCCCATCCGCACATCGAGGGAACCCTGTACCTGATGGTTCGCGACGGCCGGTACGATCCGCGAACGATGATCGAGCTGGGGTCCATCATCCGCGGCGACGTGGCGCCGAGGAACGGACCGCACGACGTCACCGTGTTCCGCGACTCCCGGGGGGGCGTCGGGGACGTCGCACTGGCGAACTGGGTGTACGAGCGAGCCCGCGAGCGCGGCTTGGGGATCGAGGTCGATCTCTAA
- a CDS encoding MarR family transcriptional regulator: MSAKSPVGSPPEVAESDGASSPKAAGRTVVRVLPRLHRQIIAELQRTPDTGDMTWPQFRVLGFLSERDYRASELASALQIDRSTLTTVGDGLVRRGLVERVRDLPGDRRGVLLRLTARGRALHGVLKDRAIAHVAELLASADPAECAGLVDGLEALERGLCQASAAEQQRVGV, translated from the coding sequence GTGAGCGCCAAATCGCCTGTCGGCTCTCCTCCGGAGGTGGCCGAGTCGGACGGCGCGTCGTCGCCGAAAGCGGCGGGGCGCACCGTCGTCCGTGTGCTGCCGCGACTTCATCGGCAGATCATCGCCGAGCTGCAGCGGACGCCCGACACCGGCGACATGACGTGGCCGCAGTTTCGGGTCCTCGGCTTTCTCAGCGAACGCGACTACCGCGCATCCGAGCTGGCGAGCGCGCTCCAGATCGATCGCTCGACCCTCACGACCGTGGGCGACGGACTGGTGCGCCGTGGGCTCGTGGAACGGGTCCGCGACCTGCCGGGCGATCGGCGTGGCGTCCTGCTCCGCCTCACCGCGCGCGGCCGTGCCCTGCACGGCGTTCTCAAGGACCGCGCTATCGCCCACGTGGCCGAGCTGCTGGCCAGCGCGGATCCGGCGGAATGCGCCGGGCTCGTTGACGGCCTCGAAGCGCTGGAGCGCGGGCTCTGTCAGGCGTCAGCCGCCGAACAGCAGCGCGTGGGCGTGTAG
- a CDS encoding ABC transporter substrate-binding protein, whose product MNRCVRAIALGLVLVVAATGCAEPPASRPAAQVSRQQASAGPKRFTAAIRGNPHTVYQKLNPRSNIPGIDSLERLVETGLTVPAPDESGRAPRLATDAPTIENGLWRLSPDGQMEVQWTIREGAVWQDGTPFTTDDLLFTATMVRDKELPIFNHVAYDALGTVEAVDSRTAIAHWTKPFINADQLFSFEIALPVAKHKLEQAYLTDKEHFIESPYWSTDFVGTGPFKIKTWEAGSHLVFEANDRYVAGKPKIDEVVVKFIPDPNTLAANILAGDVETSWGGRIDVEWAQSVVQQWDAGRLQTSLRSMLQIYPQHINPTPSVVSNVDFKRAMLYALDRRTMADSLQPGEVPLGDTFLSPLEPEYPYVESAIVKYPFDPTRALRLLETLGYTRGADGKLLDRSGQTLAFQIRTSQGDVTQEKAMFASADDWQRLGAEVERFLVPPQRASDAEFRATFPAFDLKRQAGTMDYARSFHSKAIALPENNYLVSGNNSRYSRPEMDTAIDKYFTTVPWDERMEWGRQIVHLLSDDVGWIGLYHLIEPQLIPHRVVNLPPAKHEAGLLDFIHEWDLRG is encoded by the coding sequence ATGAATCGGTGCGTCCGCGCAATAGCCCTCGGATTGGTCCTCGTCGTCGCGGCGACGGGCTGCGCGGAGCCGCCGGCGAGCCGGCCCGCGGCGCAGGTGAGCCGCCAGCAGGCGTCGGCCGGTCCCAAGCGATTCACCGCGGCCATCCGCGGCAACCCGCACACGGTGTACCAGAAGCTGAACCCGCGGTCGAACATCCCGGGTATCGACTCCCTCGAGCGCCTGGTCGAGACGGGCTTGACCGTCCCGGCGCCGGATGAGAGCGGCCGCGCCCCGCGTCTCGCCACGGACGCGCCGACGATCGAGAATGGGCTCTGGAGACTCTCTCCGGACGGGCAGATGGAGGTGCAGTGGACCATCCGTGAGGGGGCGGTCTGGCAGGACGGCACGCCTTTCACCACCGACGACCTTCTCTTCACGGCGACGATGGTGCGCGACAAGGAGCTTCCCATCTTCAACCACGTCGCCTATGACGCCCTCGGTACCGTCGAGGCGGTGGACAGCCGCACCGCCATCGCGCATTGGACGAAGCCATTCATCAACGCGGATCAGCTCTTTTCATTCGAAATCGCGCTCCCCGTCGCGAAGCACAAGCTCGAGCAGGCCTACCTGACGGACAAGGAGCATTTCATTGAAAGCCCCTACTGGAGCACCGATTTCGTCGGCACGGGACCGTTCAAGATCAAGACCTGGGAGGCTGGCAGCCACCTCGTCTTCGAGGCGAATGACCGGTACGTGGCGGGCAAGCCCAAAATCGACGAGGTCGTGGTGAAGTTCATCCCGGACCCCAATACCCTGGCGGCCAACATCCTGGCCGGGGACGTCGAAACCTCCTGGGGCGGGAGGATCGACGTCGAGTGGGCCCAGTCCGTCGTGCAGCAATGGGACGCGGGCCGGCTGCAGACGAGCCTGCGCAGCATGTTGCAGATTTACCCGCAGCACATCAACCCGACGCCGTCGGTTGTGTCGAACGTCGACTTCAAACGGGCCATGCTGTACGCCCTCGATCGGAGAACCATGGCCGACTCCTTACAGCCCGGTGAGGTGCCCCTGGGGGACACGTTCTTGAGTCCCCTGGAGCCCGAATACCCGTACGTCGAGTCGGCGATCGTCAAGTACCCGTTCGACCCTACCCGCGCGCTCCGATTGCTGGAAACCCTCGGGTATACCAGGGGCGCGGATGGGAAGCTCCTGGACCGATCGGGCCAGACCCTGGCGTTTCAGATTCGAACGAGCCAGGGCGACGTGACCCAGGAAAAGGCCATGTTCGCGAGCGCGGACGATTGGCAGCGTCTCGGCGCGGAGGTCGAGCGGTTCCTGGTGCCGCCCCAGCGCGCGAGCGATGCCGAGTTCCGCGCCACGTTCCCCGCCTTCGACCTCAAGCGCCAGGCGGGCACGATGGACTACGCGCGGAGCTTCCACAGCAAGGCCATTGCGCTGCCGGAGAACAACTACCTCGTGTCCGGCAACAACTCGCGCTATAGCCGCCCGGAGATGGACACCGCCATCGACAAGTACTTCACCACGGTACCCTGGGATGAGCGGATGGAGTGGGGCCGCCAGATCGTGCATCTCCTGTCCGACGACGTGGGATGGATTGGCCTGTACCACCTCATCGAGCCCCAGCTGATTCCGCATCGCGTCGTGAACCTCCCGCCGGCAAAACACGAGGCTGGTTTGTTGGATTTCATCCATGAATGGGATCTCAGGGGATGA
- a CDS encoding DHA2 family efflux MFS transporter permease subunit: MASIAAPLSARRAALAGIAYHWQALFVVVLGTFMVVLDTTIVNIALPKIMQIFQSSVDEGDMVLTGYMLALAIVMPATGYLSDRFGSKRAYIITITLFTVGSLLCGLAPNMPGLIVFRVLQGLGGGMLQPLGMSILYTSAPMDKRGTIMGVFGLPLLIAPAIGPTLGGYLVEYVDWRWIFTLNVPVGIMAAGAGILILRETPRQAGGRFDWAGFTLAAIGFSSALLALSKGPGDGWTAPHIVALYLVTAAALPCWVVVELAQDDPMLDLSVLRDRTYLVAQLVTMVATVGLYSLLLLLPLFLQNVRGLGAMETGILLLPNAIAAAISMPIAGRLVDKVGARPLAVPGMLALAGATWMVSSIAPGTSDDYLRLALVIRGFATGAMFMPVMAVAMDSIAPPKIPRATALSNVMRQLAGAFATAMFASLFLDHTRLHAAALTQVVTPASITAVNILNATKTAMMQLGYSAADAQRIGLLALTKEVELAATVRAFDDCFRIATIAALAGVLPAFFLTGRRMSARGRREVVAEAG; this comes from the coding sequence GTGGCTTCCATAGCGGCGCCGCTCTCAGCCCGCCGCGCGGCGCTGGCCGGGATCGCGTATCACTGGCAGGCGCTCTTCGTCGTCGTCCTCGGGACGTTCATGGTGGTGCTGGACACGACCATCGTGAACATCGCCCTGCCGAAGATCATGCAGATCTTTCAGAGCAGCGTCGACGAGGGCGACATGGTGCTGACGGGATACATGCTGGCGCTGGCCATCGTGATGCCGGCCACGGGGTACCTATCCGATCGCTTCGGCTCGAAGCGCGCGTACATCATCACCATCACCCTGTTCACGGTGGGATCGCTGCTCTGCGGGCTGGCGCCCAACATGCCCGGGCTCATCGTCTTTCGCGTCCTGCAGGGCCTCGGCGGGGGGATGCTCCAGCCCCTGGGAATGAGCATCCTGTACACGTCGGCGCCGATGGACAAGCGGGGGACCATCATGGGCGTCTTCGGGCTGCCCTTGCTGATCGCGCCCGCCATCGGCCCGACCCTTGGCGGCTACCTCGTGGAGTACGTCGACTGGCGATGGATCTTCACCCTGAACGTGCCGGTCGGCATCATGGCGGCGGGCGCCGGCATCCTGATCCTCCGCGAGACGCCCAGGCAGGCCGGCGGCCGGTTCGACTGGGCAGGCTTCACGCTGGCCGCGATCGGATTCTCGTCCGCCCTGCTCGCCCTCTCGAAGGGGCCCGGCGACGGATGGACCGCGCCGCACATCGTGGCGCTGTACCTCGTGACGGCGGCAGCCCTCCCGTGCTGGGTCGTCGTGGAGCTGGCGCAGGACGACCCGATGCTCGACCTGTCCGTTCTTCGGGACCGGACCTACCTGGTCGCGCAGCTCGTCACGATGGTGGCGACGGTGGGGCTCTACTCGCTACTCCTGCTCCTGCCCCTCTTTCTCCAGAACGTGCGCGGGCTGGGCGCGATGGAGACGGGCATCCTGCTGCTGCCGAACGCCATCGCCGCGGCGATCTCGATGCCGATCGCGGGGCGGCTGGTGGATAAGGTGGGGGCACGGCCGCTGGCGGTCCCCGGGATGCTGGCGCTGGCCGGGGCCACGTGGATGGTCTCCAGCATCGCGCCCGGGACGTCGGACGACTATCTCCGTCTGGCGCTCGTGATCCGAGGATTCGCGACCGGGGCCATGTTCATGCCCGTCATGGCGGTTGCGATGGACAGCATCGCGCCGCCGAAGATCCCGCGAGCCACGGCGCTCTCCAACGTAATGCGCCAGCTCGCCGGCGCCTTCGCGACGGCGATGTTCGCGAGCCTGTTTCTCGACCACACGCGGCTGCACGCCGCGGCGCTGACGCAGGTCGTCACGCCAGCCTCGATCACCGCGGTCAACATTCTGAATGCCACGAAGACCGCGATGATGCAGCTCGGCTACTCCGCCGCCGACGCCCAGCGCATCGGGCTGCTTGCCCTGACGAAGGAAGTGGAACTGGCCGCGACCGTCCGGGCCTTCGACGACTGCTTCCGGATCGCGACGATCGCGGCGCTGGCCGGCGTGCTGCCCGCGTTCTTCCTGACCGGGCGGCGGATGTCCGCGCGAGGTCGGCGCGAGGTGGTCGCCGAGGCGGGGTAG
- a CDS encoding xanthine dehydrogenase family protein molybdopterin-binding subunit: MAAAPAFAVLGRPIPRVEGLDKVTGRAHYTADVVPANTLWAKNVLSPLPHARIVAIDTARALRVPGVRAVLTAADVPFRRIGRRLKDYPILARERVLYVGERVAVVAAESRDAAEEAALLVDVEYEELPAVFDALEAMEADAPILHPDLRSYVGFPEYVPADLRNVHARVTIDRGNVDEAFARADLVLEHTFRTGTMHQGFIEPHATVVAIDDGGRVEIWQANKANFRNKEEMAGIIDLPPEQIVYHAVSVGGDFGGKGAPGDAPAGYHLARITGRPIKFINTNQEELSAGSPRHPSVTRIKSGVMRDGTVIARDVFIVYNSGAYGGLRPNVMDGMLPGAGQAGNQYAPPNLRVDGRMVYTNEIPRTYMRSPGQPQAVFALEAHMDLLARAVGMDPLEFRAKNLGPSPDGGEPVATTLLRSAAQAVGWGAPKAAFVGRGVAMASRNMGGGPGSSDVTLHPDGTVTAITSAPDVGTGTMTVVAAVVAESLGLPVERVAVVHGDTDTFPNDTEAGASRMTNSAGHAAIAACDQLKEQLTPLAAAMLGASAATWDNGGWRSPDGRWVSIEDLAGEMIKPGDPVANVHLTVTVPGGKEPERSAQAAEVEVDPETGQVTVRRLASAQAVGTIINETAHQGQIDGCVVQGFGYALTEELVLQDGRVATAHFGDYKLPTIADVPPLTTINVQSHGEGPFGAQAIGETPVVPTPAAIANAVADAIGVPVTELPLSAERVLDLIARKTGR, translated from the coding sequence ATGGCAGCCGCTCCCGCATTCGCCGTCCTCGGCCGCCCGATCCCCCGCGTGGAGGGCCTGGACAAGGTCACCGGGCGCGCCCACTACACCGCGGACGTGGTGCCTGCGAACACGCTGTGGGCCAAAAATGTGCTCAGCCCGCTTCCCCATGCCCGAATCGTGGCCATCGACACGGCGCGGGCGCTGCGGGTCCCGGGGGTGCGGGCGGTCCTCACCGCGGCGGACGTCCCATTCCGGCGCATCGGGCGCCGGCTCAAGGACTACCCGATCCTGGCCAGGGAGCGCGTCCTCTACGTCGGGGAGCGCGTGGCCGTCGTCGCCGCCGAGAGCCGCGACGCGGCGGAGGAAGCGGCGCTGCTCGTCGACGTGGAGTACGAGGAGCTGCCGGCGGTGTTCGACGCGCTCGAGGCGATGGAGGCGGACGCCCCGATCCTCCATCCAGACCTGCGCTCGTATGTCGGATTTCCGGAGTACGTGCCGGCCGACCTGCGCAACGTGCACGCGCGCGTCACCATCGACCGGGGAAACGTCGATGAGGCCTTCGCCCGCGCGGACCTTGTCCTCGAGCACACGTTTCGCACCGGTACGATGCACCAGGGGTTCATCGAGCCGCATGCGACGGTCGTCGCGATCGATGACGGCGGGCGCGTGGAGATCTGGCAGGCCAATAAGGCCAATTTCCGAAACAAAGAGGAGATGGCCGGGATCATCGACCTGCCGCCCGAGCAGATCGTCTACCACGCCGTCAGCGTGGGTGGGGATTTTGGGGGCAAGGGCGCGCCGGGCGACGCGCCCGCCGGGTACCACCTGGCCCGGATCACCGGCCGCCCCATCAAGTTCATCAACACGAATCAGGAAGAGCTGAGCGCCGGCAGCCCGCGTCACCCGTCGGTGACGAGAATCAAGTCGGGCGTGATGCGCGACGGCACCGTCATCGCCCGCGACGTCTTCATCGTTTACAACAGCGGCGCCTATGGCGGGCTTCGACCCAACGTGATGGACGGGATGCTGCCCGGCGCGGGACAGGCCGGGAACCAGTACGCGCCGCCCAATCTCCGGGTCGACGGGCGGATGGTCTACACCAACGAGATCCCGCGCACCTACATGCGCTCGCCCGGGCAGCCGCAGGCCGTCTTCGCCCTCGAGGCTCACATGGACCTGCTCGCCCGGGCCGTCGGCATGGACCCGCTGGAGTTTCGCGCGAAAAACCTCGGGCCAAGCCCGGACGGCGGCGAGCCCGTCGCGACCACACTGCTGCGGTCCGCGGCGCAAGCGGTGGGCTGGGGCGCGCCGAAGGCCGCGTTCGTCGGGCGCGGCGTCGCGATGGCGAGCCGGAACATGGGCGGGGGCCCGGGGTCGTCGGACGTGACGCTGCACCCGGATGGCACGGTGACCGCCATTACCTCAGCGCCCGACGTGGGAACGGGAACGATGACCGTGGTCGCGGCGGTGGTGGCCGAGTCCCTCGGGCTGCCCGTCGAGCGCGTCGCGGTGGTGCACGGGGACACGGACACCTTCCCCAACGACACCGAAGCCGGCGCCAGCCGCATGACGAACTCGGCCGGCCACGCCGCCATCGCGGCCTGCGACCAGCTCAAGGAGCAGCTCACGCCGCTGGCGGCCGCCATGCTGGGCGCCTCCGCGGCCACGTGGGACAATGGCGGGTGGCGCTCACCCGACGGGCGATGGGTGTCGATCGAAGACCTCGCCGGGGAGATGATCAAACCGGGCGATCCGGTGGCCAACGTCCACCTCACCGTCACGGTGCCGGGCGGCAAGGAGCCCGAGCGTTCCGCCCAGGCGGCCGAAGTCGAGGTCGATCCGGAGACCGGGCAGGTGACCGTGCGGCGGCTGGCATCGGCGCAGGCGGTAGGCACGATCATCAATGAGACGGCGCATCAGGGTCAGATCGATGGCTGCGTGGTCCAGGGCTTCGGCTACGCCTTGACCGAGGAGCTGGTCTTGCAGGATGGCCGGGTGGCCACGGCGCATTTCGGGGACTACAAGCTGCCGACCATCGCCGACGTGCCACCCCTAACGACCATCAACGTTCAATCTCATGGCGAGGGCCCGTTTGGCGCCCAGGCCATCGGCGAGACGCCGGTCGTCCCGACGCCGGCCGCCATCGCGAACGCCGTCGCCGACGCCATCGGCGTGCCCGTGACCGAGCTTCCTCTGAGCGCCGAACGCGTGCTCGATCTCATCGCTCGCAAGACCGGCCGCTAG
- a CDS encoding MFS transporter: MAIASPTADSASTRSWWSAGLPRNVFAIGVVSLLTDISGEMIVPVLPVFLTATLGAPPAAVGLIEGVAESTAAVLRIFSGWFSDRIGRRKQLVVAGYCFSNLVKPLLALSTAWPQVLAIRFSDRFGKGIRGAPRDALIADSVEAAERGKAFGFHQSMDTAGAAIGPLVAAAILAVTMNNARAVFWFTSVPCIATIIGAIWLVKDRPMVPKHGQLPRLGFSGLGRSFALFTGISVLFAVGNSSDAFLILRAQNVGMAVAAIPLAYFGFNALYALLSTPAGMLSDRVGRRPLMILSYVIFAAVYVGFAVAGNALTVGALFLLYSVYYAASEGVAKALVTDLVPAESRATALGTYAAATAIALLPASVIAGGLWQAVGPWAPFAFGSALAGLAAVLLGVVPMRPVVAH; this comes from the coding sequence ATGGCGATCGCGTCTCCAACGGCCGATAGCGCGTCCACACGATCGTGGTGGTCCGCGGGGCTGCCCCGCAACGTGTTCGCCATCGGGGTCGTCAGCCTGCTCACGGACATCTCGGGCGAGATGATCGTGCCCGTCCTCCCGGTGTTTCTCACCGCCACGCTGGGTGCGCCGCCGGCCGCCGTTGGCCTGATCGAGGGCGTCGCCGAGAGCACGGCCGCCGTGCTGCGGATCTTCTCCGGCTGGTTCTCCGACCGGATTGGGCGACGAAAACAGCTCGTCGTGGCGGGCTACTGTTTCTCGAACCTGGTCAAGCCGCTCTTGGCCTTGAGCACCGCCTGGCCGCAGGTGCTCGCCATTCGCTTCAGTGACCGCTTCGGCAAAGGCATCCGGGGTGCTCCGCGGGACGCCCTCATCGCCGACAGCGTGGAGGCTGCCGAGCGCGGCAAGGCGTTCGGATTCCACCAATCCATGGACACGGCCGGCGCCGCCATCGGCCCCCTCGTGGCGGCGGCAATCCTGGCCGTCACGATGAACAACGCCCGGGCCGTCTTCTGGTTTACGTCGGTTCCCTGTATCGCGACGATCATCGGGGCGATCTGGCTGGTCAAAGACCGCCCGATGGTCCCGAAGCACGGCCAGCTTCCTCGCCTCGGATTCAGCGGGCTGGGGCGATCGTTCGCCCTGTTCACGGGGATCTCCGTGCTCTTCGCCGTCGGGAACTCATCGGACGCGTTCCTCATCCTGCGCGCCCAAAATGTCGGTATGGCGGTCGCCGCGATCCCCCTCGCCTACTTCGGATTCAACGCGCTCTATGCGCTGCTCTCGACGCCGGCCGGCATGCTCTCCGACCGCGTCGGGCGACGCCCGCTGATGATCCTGAGCTACGTTATCTTCGCGGCCGTATACGTCGGGTTCGCGGTCGCCGGAAACGCGCTCACCGTCGGGGCGCTGTTCCTGCTCTACAGCGTCTACTACGCTGCCAGCGAGGGGGTCGCAAAGGCGCTCGTGACCGATCTGGTGCCCGCCGAATCGCGTGCAACTGCCCTGGGCACCTACGCGGCGGCGACCGCCATCGCCCTTCTGCCGGCGAGCGTCATCGCGGGCGGGTTGTGGCAAGCCGTCGGCCCCTGGGCGCCCTTCGCCTTTGGCTCGGCGCTGGCGGGCCTCGCGGCAGTGTTGTTGGGCGTCGTGCCCATGCGGCCCGTGGTGGCACACTGA